One Meleagris gallopavo isolate NT-WF06-2002-E0010 breed Aviagen turkey brand Nicholas breeding stock chromosome 11, Turkey_5.1, whole genome shotgun sequence genomic region harbors:
- the LOC104912605 gene encoding centrosomal protein of 63 kDa-like: MELASRSEIQHLTSKLERANDAICANELEVERLNMRVDDLTENNRVILEDQQRVEEELRQSKKMLEVLQDEKMELRATLQSQEDFIDSSKLHQEQLQKELARVTETLHTKEILIRALEERLQEKQLSSPGLEHVLLQLDVAQEKEQQLQAEVTHLEDR; encoded by the exons ATGGAGCTGGCGAGCCGATCAGAAATCCAGCACTTAACCAGCAAGCTGGAGAGAGCCAACGATGCTATCTGTGCCAACGAGCTGGAGGTGGAGAGGCTTAACATGAGGGTGGATGATCTGACTGAAAACAATCGCGTGATTCTGGAAGACCAGCAGAGGGTTGAAGAAGAACTGAGGCAATCCAAGAAAATGCTTGAG GTGTTACAGGATGAAAAGATGGAGCTCAGAGCCACCTTGCAGTCTCAGGAGGATTTCATTGACAGCTCCAAGCTGCACCAGGAGCAATTGCAGAAAGAGCTGGCCAGGGTGACTGAAACTCTTCACACAAAGGAAATCCTCATCAG GGCCTTGGAGGAACGCTTGCAGGAGAAGCAGTTGTCTTCTCCAGGGCTGGAGCATGTACTCCTGCAGCTGGATGTTGCCcaggagaaggagcagcagtTGCAGGCAGAGGTGACTCACCTGGAGGACAGGTAG
- the LOC104912648 gene encoding centrosomal protein of 63 kDa-like isoform X2 — protein sequence MEALLAGMQRNGQGSGFLTSCEAELQELMKQIDIMVAHKKAEWEGQTQALEACLGVREQELSSARAALEEKHKEVGKLRQQLEDMETAKQDLVREYEQQLKKFQEELARLRRSYEKLQKKQLRDAREEASKRQGDDQFEMSRLSRKLEEFRQKSLDWEKQRLLYQQQVASLEAQRKALAEQSELIQVLLICAESFCSVCAAGGRAGRGEETNEISQA from the exons ATGGAGGCTCTGCTGGCGGGAATGCAGAGGAATGGCCAGGGGAG TGGGTTCCTGACATCCTGTgaagctgagctgcaggagctgatgaAGCAGATTGACATCATGGTGGCTCACAAAAAGGCGGAATGGGAGGGACAGACCCAGGCGCTGGAAGCTTGCTTGGGTGTTCGAGAGCAGGAACTTTCCTCTGCCAGGGCTGCGCTGGAGGAAAAGCATAAAGAG GTTGGCAAGTTACGGCAGCAGCTGGAAGACATGGAAACAGCCAAACAGGACTTGGTTAGGGAATAcgagcagcagctgaagaagtTTCAAGAGGAG TTGGCTAGGCTGAGGAGAAGCTATgagaagctgcagaagaaacagCTGAGAGATGCTAGAGAAGAGGCCAGCAAGAGGCAAGGGGACGACCAGTTTGAAATGAGCCGACTGAGCAGGAAGCTGGAG GAGTTCCGTCAAAAATCACTAGACTGGGAGAAGCAGCGTTTGCTCTACCAGCAGCAGGTGGCATCACTGGAAGCACAGAGGAAGGCTTTGGCTGAGCAGTCTGAGCTCATTCAGGTACTGTTAATATGTGCTGaaagtttctgttctgtttgtgcAGCAGGtgggagggcagggaggggggAAGAGACTAATGAAATCTCTCAGGCTTGA
- the LOC104912648 gene encoding centrosomal protein of 63 kDa-like isoform X1: protein MEALLAGMQRNGQGSSGFLTSCEAELQELMKQIDIMVAHKKAEWEGQTQALEACLGVREQELSSARAALEEKHKEVGKLRQQLEDMETAKQDLVREYEQQLKKFQEELARLRRSYEKLQKKQLRDAREEASKRQGDDQFEMSRLSRKLEEFRQKSLDWEKQRLLYQQQVASLEAQRKALAEQSELIQVLLICAESFCSVCAAGGRAGRGEETNEISQA, encoded by the exons ATGGAGGCTCTGCTGGCGGGAATGCAGAGGAATGGCCAGGGGAG CAGTGGGTTCCTGACATCCTGTgaagctgagctgcaggagctgatgaAGCAGATTGACATCATGGTGGCTCACAAAAAGGCGGAATGGGAGGGACAGACCCAGGCGCTGGAAGCTTGCTTGGGTGTTCGAGAGCAGGAACTTTCCTCTGCCAGGGCTGCGCTGGAGGAAAAGCATAAAGAG GTTGGCAAGTTACGGCAGCAGCTGGAAGACATGGAAACAGCCAAACAGGACTTGGTTAGGGAATAcgagcagcagctgaagaagtTTCAAGAGGAG TTGGCTAGGCTGAGGAGAAGCTATgagaagctgcagaagaaacagCTGAGAGATGCTAGAGAAGAGGCCAGCAAGAGGCAAGGGGACGACCAGTTTGAAATGAGCCGACTGAGCAGGAAGCTGGAG GAGTTCCGTCAAAAATCACTAGACTGGGAGAAGCAGCGTTTGCTCTACCAGCAGCAGGTGGCATCACTGGAAGCACAGAGGAAGGCTTTGGCTGAGCAGTCTGAGCTCATTCAGGTACTGTTAATATGTGCTGaaagtttctgttctgtttgtgcAGCAGGtgggagggcagggaggggggAAGAGACTAATGAAATCTCTCAGGCTTGA